TGTTCCGCGCAACGTTTTGGCTGTATTGGATAACATGAACCACGATTTATCGCCACTTGTGCCCCCACCACCACCCTCACTTCCAGTGGAACCGGATTGGCCGGGAAGGGCAATTTGCAGACTGGTTCTGTAATTATCCTCTTCCTTGTCGATGGCGAGACCAATCACAAAAGCTATATCATTAATTTCCTTCCGATCCCAGCACCCTGATATGAAAATGGTACATAGGAGCATGATGGCGACAACATGCCGTTTATGGACAAAAAACATGTGCTTACCACCCCTCCTCAGCTTCAGGTGAACCGTTGATTTTCTCATTCATCCGCTGCTGGTCACGATGAACCGTTGAAGGACGATTGATCATTTTCCACCATGGTGCACGAATAACAATATCCTTGGTATCCTTTTTGCTGTAGGGACTGAGGCCCGACAAATACGGTACACCGAAAGAAGTCATTTGCGTCAGATGAACCGAGATCAGCACCAGTCCGAACACAATGCCGTATAAACCAAGCGCTCCGGCAAGCAGCATAATGGGAAAACGCAGTAAACGAACCGTAATGGCAAAGTTAAAACGAGGGATCGTGAACGACGCAATCCCTGTCATGGATACGATAATAACCATGGGTGCAGAGACGATTCCCGCTTGAACCGCTGCCTGTCCAATCACGAGTGCCCCCAGAATGCTGACGGCCTGACCTACCGTTTTGGGTAACCTGACTCCCGCTTCTCGCAAAGCCTCGAATGATAGCTCCATAATGAGGGCTTCAACCAGTGCAGGGAACGGAATGGCCTCCCTTGCCCCGGCAATACTCAGAATCAACGTGGTCGGCAGCATATCCTGATGGAAGGTTGTAATGGCGATATAGAGTGCAGGCAGAAATAGCGCGATAGCTACAAACAAAAACCGAATCCACCGCACCAGATTGCTGATAAAGAACCGTTCGTAATAATCCTCACTCGCCTGAAGCATCTGCCACATGGTTACTGGGGCTATAAGGACAAACGGGCTACCATCCACAAAGATGGCAAATCGCCCTTCCAGCAAGTTACCTGCAACTGTATCTGGACGTTCGGTATAATGCATCTGCGGAAAAGGGGAATACGGATGATCCTCTATCAATTCCTCAATATACCCGGACTCAAGAATCCCATCGATCTTAATCTTGTTGAGGCGTTTTTTGACATCCTTAATCAGCTTGGGATCGGCAATATCATCGATGTAGGACAGGACTATATTGGTTTTGGTCTCGGTTCCAATCGTCATGCTTAACATCTTAAGCCCAGGTGTTTTCAGCTTGA
This window of the Paenibacillus marchantiae genome carries:
- a CDS encoding spore germination protein, which translates into the protein MLALEDIFSDCSDVIFRNVKISPEVEGLLVYIEGIVNSTDIQDHMLRPLIRGLIEQRTDEPAAPLDDTRIALTQVKKVDTWADAADGVLESSALLLINGSKEAWLFNVKGGMRRGVEEPQTESVIRGPREGFTETLRVNTALLRFKLKTPGLKMLSMTIGTETKTNIVLSYIDDIADPKLIKDVKKRLNKIKIDGILESGYIEELIEDHPYSPFPQMHYTERPDTVAGNLLEGRFAIFVDGSPFVLIAPVTMWQMLQASEDYYERFFISNLVRWIRFLFVAIALFLPALYIAITTFHQDMLPTTLILSIAGAREAIPFPALVEALIMELSFEALREAGVRLPKTVGQAVSILGALVIGQAAVQAGIVSAPMVIIVSMTGIASFTIPRFNFAITVRLLRFPIMLLAGALGLYGIVFGLVLISVHLTQMTSFGVPYLSGLSPYSKKDTKDIVIRAPWWKMINRPSTVHRDQQRMNEKINGSPEAEEGW